GTCCTCCCGTACCTCCGCAACATACTAATATTTTCATAGCTTCCATGTTAATTGTCGGTTTTTAAGGTTTTAAGTTCTTTTTCTCTATCGTCAAATGCACTAATACTAAGCAACATACCAATACTTATAGATGTAAACCAATTGCTTGAACCACCCATGCTTATAAGCGGTAAATTCTGACCTGTAACGGGAAACAATCCAACGGCTACCAATATATTGACAAATGCTTGTATTGTGATACTTATTGTTATTCCAAACGCCAACAGCGCTCCGAATGTACCCGGAGCATTTATCGAGATGGATATTCCTCGGAAGAAGAAAATAACGTATATGAGCAAAACAACAATACCACCAATAAGTCCGTACTCTTCGACTATGATAGCATAAATGAAGTCGCTATGAGAGTTTGGTAAAAATGTTTTTTGCGATGAGTTTCCGGGCATTTTTCCGGTTATACCGCCGTTGGCGATAGCAATTTTCGAGTGTCTTGCCTGATAATTGGCATCGCTGTCTTTATCTTCTTCTCCTGTAAAGAAATTAACAATTCTACC
The sequence above is a segment of the Lentimicrobiaceae bacterium genome. Coding sequences within it:
- a CDS encoding FtsW/RodA/SpoVE family cell cycle protein, giving the protein MKHILLISGAGIFIFLILVSSLLIMHKFESGNTSKELAQTVDVNTKQSRLKQTNRASTWQGRIVNFFTGEEDKDSDANYQARHSKIAIANGGITGKMPGNSSQKTFLPNSHSDFIYAIIVEEYGLIGGIVVLLIYVIFFFRGISISINAPGTFGALLAFGITISITIQAFVNILVAVGLFPVTGQNLPLISMGGSSNWFTSISIGMLLSISAFDDREKELKTLKTDN